The Bacteroidales bacterium genome includes a window with the following:
- the rfbD gene encoding dTDP-4-dehydrorhamnose reductase, translating into MINILITGSDGQLGNAIQVASKTFSNFNLTFTDVADFDITNAKSINKYLSKNNFKYLVNCAAYTAVDKAEEDKNLAYLINAEGPENLAKACKKHNCSLIHISTDYVFNGMSHLPYTETMETNPPSVYGQSKLAGEKAILEYSDSAIIIRTSWLYSEFGNNFLKTMLKYGSERDELRVIFDQIGTPTYAGDLAMSILKIINSNKKLNQNEIYHFSNEGVISWYDFAKEIMNLAKIDCKITPIESYEYPLPAPRPHYSVLNKAKIKSTFGLSIPYWKDSLKLCLERIKE; encoded by the coding sequence ATGATTAACATTTTAATTACCGGTAGCGATGGTCAGTTGGGAAACGCCATACAAGTAGCAAGTAAAACTTTTAGTAATTTCAATCTGACATTTACAGATGTTGCTGATTTTGATATTACAAACGCAAAATCTATTAATAAATATTTATCGAAGAATAACTTTAAATATTTAGTGAACTGTGCAGCTTATACAGCTGTTGATAAAGCTGAGGAGGATAAAAATTTAGCTTATTTAATTAATGCAGAAGGACCTGAAAATCTGGCGAAAGCCTGTAAAAAACACAACTGTAGCCTTATCCATATTTCAACCGATTATGTTTTTAACGGAATGAGTCATCTTCCATATACAGAAACAATGGAAACAAATCCCCCATCGGTTTATGGTCAATCAAAATTAGCCGGAGAGAAAGCTATACTTGAATATTCAGATTCTGCCATTATTATTAGAACATCTTGGTTGTACTCAGAATTTGGAAACAACTTTCTAAAAACCATGTTAAAATACGGTTCTGAGCGCGATGAATTACGTGTTATTTTCGATCAAATTGGAACCCCAACCTATGCAGGCGATTTAGCAATGAGTATCTTAAAAATTATTAACTCCAATAAAAAATTAAATCAAAACGAAATATACCACTTTTCTAATGAAGGTGTTATTAGCTGGTATGATTTTGCAAAAGAGATTATGAACCTTGCAAAAATAGATTGTAAAATTACTCCTATTGAAAGTTATGAATATCCGCTTCCTGCACCTCGCCCACATTATAGTGTTTTAAATAAAGCTAAAATTAAATCGACTTTTGGTTTAAGCATTCCTTATTGGAAAGATAGCTTAAAATTATGTTTGGAACGAATCAAAGAATAA
- the nqrE gene encoding NADH:ubiquinone reductase (Na(+)-transporting) subunit E, with protein MQEIFNIFIKSIFIDNMVFAYFLGMCSYIAVSKTVNTSVGLGAAVIFVLGITVPVDYLMNEYLLKPGALVWLSEDFADVDLSFLSFIMFIAVIASMVQLVEMIVEKYSPALYSSLGIFLPLIAVNCAILGGSLFMQEREYQSLGEATSFALGSGIGWFLAIVGIAAIREKIHYSNVPGPLKGIGITFIITGLMGIAFMSFLGIKL; from the coding sequence ATGCAAGAAATATTTAACATATTTATTAAATCCATATTTATCGATAATATGGTCTTTGCCTACTTCTTAGGCATGTGTTCTTACATTGCAGTATCTAAAACGGTAAATACTTCCGTTGGATTGGGTGCTGCTGTGATTTTTGTTTTAGGAATTACCGTTCCGGTTGATTATTTGATGAACGAGTACTTATTAAAACCCGGAGCTTTAGTGTGGTTGAGCGAGGATTTTGCCGATGTAGATTTAAGCTTTTTAAGTTTTATTATGTTTATAGCGGTTATTGCTTCTATGGTACAATTAGTGGAAATGATTGTTGAAAAATATTCTCCAGCATTATATTCTTCTCTGGGTATTTTTCTTCCGTTAATAGCCGTAAACTGTGCTATTTTAGGAGGATCGCTATTTATGCAAGAGCGTGAGTATCAGTCTTTAGGTGAAGCTACTTCTTTTGCTCTTGGTTCCGGAATAGGCTGGTTTTTAGCAATTGTTGGCATTGCAGCGATACGTGAGAAAATTCATTATTCAAATGTACCGGGTCCACTAAAAGGAATTGGAATTACATTTATCATTACCGGCTTAATGGGAATTGCCTTTATGAGTTTCCTTGGCATTAAGTTATAA
- the nqrF gene encoding NADH:ubiquinone reductase (Na(+)-transporting) subunit F encodes MMLLNIGIGTIVISSIVVFLTVILILVMVLLYAKKKLTPQGDVKITLNGEKEIITSPGSTVLATLAAQKIFLPSACGGGGTCGMCTCQVISGGGTILPTEKGFFTRKEQMANWRLGCQVKVREDMEIQIPAEVFGIKKWECTVVSNNNVATFIKEFVVQLPEGETMDFRSGGYIQIDVPAITVDFKDMDIDEEYRGDWDKFKMWDLQMKNPEPIYRAYSMANHPAEGNIVMLNIRIATPPFDSKAGGFMNVNPGICSSYIFSRKPGDKVMVSGPYGEFFIKPTKREMMFIGGGAGMAPMRSHIYDQFLTQKTDRKATFWYGGRSLRELFYVDEFRAIEKDNPNFKFNIALSEPQAEDNWDGYVGFIHQVIMDEYLKKHPEPEEIEYYLCGPPMMNQAVLKMLDDYGVPEEMIAFDDFGG; translated from the coding sequence ATGATGTTATTAAATATAGGAATAGGAACAATCGTTATCTCAAGTATTGTTGTTTTCTTAACGGTAATTTTAATTCTTGTAATGGTGCTGCTTTATGCAAAGAAAAAGCTAACACCACAAGGCGATGTTAAAATTACTCTTAACGGAGAAAAAGAGATAATTACATCACCGGGATCAACAGTTTTAGCCACACTTGCGGCTCAAAAAATATTTTTACCTTCTGCTTGTGGAGGTGGAGGAACTTGTGGTATGTGTACCTGTCAAGTTATTAGTGGAGGAGGAACAATCCTTCCTACCGAAAAGGGGTTTTTTACTAGAAAAGAACAAATGGCCAATTGGCGTTTGGGTTGTCAGGTAAAAGTTAGAGAGGATATGGAAATACAAATTCCTGCTGAAGTTTTTGGTATTAAAAAATGGGAGTGTACTGTAGTCTCTAATAATAATGTAGCTACCTTTATCAAGGAGTTTGTTGTTCAATTACCCGAAGGAGAAACAATGGATTTCCGTTCAGGTGGTTATATCCAGATTGATGTGCCTGCAATCACAGTCGATTTTAAGGATATGGATATTGATGAAGAATATCGTGGCGATTGGGATAAGTTTAAAATGTGGGATTTACAAATGAAGAATCCAGAACCAATTTATCGCGCATATTCTATGGCCAATCATCCTGCCGAAGGAAATATTGTAATGCTGAATATTCGTATTGCAACACCTCCATTCGATAGTAAAGCAGGTGGATTTATGAATGTGAATCCAGGTATTTGTTCTTCATATATATTCTCTCGTAAGCCAGGAGATAAGGTAATGGTTTCTGGTCCTTATGGTGAGTTCTTTATCAAACCAACCAAACGCGAAATGATGTTTATTGGCGGTGGTGCGGGAATGGCTCCGATGCGCTCACACATTTACGACCAATTTCTTACTCAAAAAACCGATCGTAAAGCCACTTTTTGGTATGGCGGTCGCTCTTTACGTGAGCTGTTTTACGTTGATGAATTTCGTGCTATAGAAAAAGACAATCCTAATTTTAAATTCAATATTGCTCTGTCAGAACCTCAAGCTGAAGATAATTGGGATGGTTATGTTGGCTTTATCCATCAAGTGATAATGGATGAATATTTGAAAAAACATCCCGAACCTGAAGAAATAGAGTATTATCTCTGTGGTCCTCCAATGATGAATCAAGCGGTTTTAAAAATGCTTGATGATTATGGTGTTCCTGAAGAAATGATTGCCTTTGATGATTTTGGAGGATAA
- a CDS encoding FAD:protein FMN transferase yields MIRKTIKAFAIFSIGFFFLACSSPKERIQILGEAQGTYYSIIYFDDANRNLKIQIDSILDAFDQSVSVYQSQSIVSKVNRNEDVILDKWFLNNFEAAIRVAELTDGAMDITIGPIANAWGFGTFAQPEKINPLLIDSLKQLVDYRAVSVKNGKLVKKDPRIQLNFNAIAQGNSVDVLGNYFSSIGIKNFLIDVGGELLASGEKPDGKKWLVGIEKPSESSVEERELQQTFMLKDKALATSGNYRKYYEIDGIRYAHSLNPKTGYPVQHSLLSVSVLAENCTDADAFATAFMVMGKEKALEFIEQHPEIQAYFIYFDKDKGITTQMSNGFLEALNGE; encoded by the coding sequence ATGATAAGAAAAACGATTAAAGCCTTTGCTATTTTTAGTATTGGCTTTTTCTTTTTAGCTTGCTCTTCTCCAAAAGAAAGAATTCAAATTTTGGGAGAGGCTCAAGGAACGTATTATTCAATAATTTATTTTGATGATGCAAATAGAAATCTGAAGATACAAATAGATTCTATTTTAGATGCTTTCGATCAGTCGGTTTCTGTTTACCAGTCGCAAAGTATTGTTAGCAAAGTAAATAGAAACGAAGACGTAATTTTAGATAAGTGGTTTCTCAATAATTTTGAAGCGGCAATTAGAGTTGCTGAACTTACCGATGGTGCAATGGATATTACTATTGGTCCAATTGCAAATGCTTGGGGATTTGGTACTTTTGCCCAACCCGAAAAGATTAATCCACTTTTAATTGATAGCCTAAAACAATTGGTTGATTATCGTGCTGTTTCCGTTAAGAATGGTAAGCTGGTAAAAAAAGACCCACGTATTCAACTAAATTTTAATGCAATTGCACAGGGAAACTCTGTTGATGTTTTAGGAAATTATTTTTCTTCAATTGGAATTAAAAACTTTTTAATAGATGTTGGAGGAGAATTATTGGCAAGTGGAGAAAAGCCGGACGGTAAGAAGTGGTTAGTAGGAATTGAAAAGCCTAGCGAATCTTCTGTTGAAGAGCGGGAATTACAGCAAACTTTTATGCTGAAAGATAAAGCCTTAGCAACTTCAGGGAATTATCGTAAATACTATGAGATAGACGGTATTCGATATGCACATAGCTTAAATCCAAAAACCGGTTATCCGGTACAGCATTCTTTATTAAGCGTATCCGTTTTAGCAGAGAATTGTACCGATGCTGATGCTTTTGCAACTGCTTTTATGGTAATGGGAAAAGAGAAAGCCTTGGAATTTATCGAACAACATCCTGAAATACAAGCCTACTTTATTTACTTCGACAAAGATAAGGGTATTACAACCCAAATGAGCAATGGGTTTTTGGAAGCTTTAAATGGTGAATAA
- a CDS encoding SDR family oxidoreductase: MIRKKVLVTGGAGFVGSHLIDRLLKEGNEVICVDNYFTGQKQNIVHLMENPFFEYIRHDITMPFFIEVDEIYNLACPASPIHYQYNPIKTVKTSVSGAINMLGLAKRINAKILQASTSEVYGDPKVHPQTEDYWGHVNPIGTRSCYDEGKRVAETLFFNYHWQNKVRIKVIRIFNTYGPRMHPHDGRVVSNFIVQALQGEDITIYGDGSQTRSFQYVDDLVEGMVRMMNSREDFVGPVNIGNPNEFTIAELAEKVIELTGTKSKIIYEDLPSDDPLQRQPDITLAKKELNWKPNIQLEDGLKKTIDYFKQLVI; this comes from the coding sequence ATGTGTCGATAATTATTTTACGGGACAAAAGCAAAATATTGTCCACTTAATGGAGAATCCATTCTTTGAATATATAAGACACGACATTACAATGCCATTCTTTATAGAAGTAGATGAAATTTACAATCTTGCCTGTCCCGCTTCTCCTATTCATTACCAATACAACCCTATTAAAACGGTTAAAACATCGGTTAGTGGTGCAATAAATATGCTTGGACTTGCAAAGAGAATTAATGCTAAAATACTACAAGCATCAACAAGTGAAGTTTATGGCGATCCAAAAGTTCACCCTCAAACAGAAGATTATTGGGGACACGTAAACCCTATCGGAACGCGTTCTTGTTACGACGAAGGAAAACGTGTTGCAGAAACATTATTTTTCAATTACCATTGGCAAAACAAAGTACGTATAAAAGTAATACGTATTTTTAACACCTATGGCCCTCGTATGCATCCCCATGATGGTCGCGTTGTATCTAACTTTATTGTTCAAGCATTACAGGGAGAGGATATCACAATTTATGGTGATGGCTCTCAAACCAGAAGTTTTCAATATGTCGATGATTTGGTAGAGGGAATGGTTAGAATGATGAATTCTAGAGAAGATTTTGTCGGCCCTGTTAATATAGGTAATCCAAACGAATTCACTATTGCAGAATTAGCCGAAAAAGTAATTGAATTAACCGGAACAAAATCTAAAATCATTTATGAAGATTTACCTTCTGATGATCCTTTACAACGTCAACCGGATATTACTTTAGCAAAAAAAGAACTTAATTGGAAACCTAATATTCAATTGGAAGATGGTCTTAAAAAGACTATTGACTACTTTAAACAACTTGTAATTTAG